A region of Peromyscus maniculatus bairdii isolate BWxNUB_F1_BW_parent chromosome 7, HU_Pman_BW_mat_3.1, whole genome shotgun sequence DNA encodes the following proteins:
- the Ctnnb1 gene encoding catenin beta-1, producing the protein MATQADLMELDMAMEPDRKAAVSHWQQQSYLDSGIHSGATTTAPSLSGKGNPEEEDVDTSQVLYEWEQGFSQSFTQEQVADIDGQYAMTRAQRVRAAMFPETLDEGMQIPSTQFDAAHPTNVQRLAEPSQMLKHAVVNLINYQDDAELATRAIPELTKLLNDEDQVVVNKAAVMVHQLSKKEASRHAIMRSPQMVSAIVRTMQNTNDVETARCTAGTLHNLSHHREGLLAIFKSGGIPALVKMLGSPVDSVLFYAITTLHNLLLHQEGAKMAVRLAGGLQKMVALLNKTNVKFLAITTDCLQILAYGNQESKLIILASGGPQALVNIMRTYTYEKLLWTTSRVLKVLSVCSSNKPAIVEAGGMQALGLHLTDPSQRLVQNCLWTLRNLSDAATKQEGMEGLLGTLVQLLGSDDINVVTCAAGILSNLTCNNYKNKMMVCQVGGIEALVRTVLRAGDREDITEPAICALRHLTSRHQEAEMAQNAVRLHYGLPVVVKLLHPPSHWPLIKATVGLIRNLALCPANHAPLREQGAIPRLVQLLVRAHQDTQRRTSMGGTQQQFVEGVRMEEIVEGCTGALHILARDVHNRIVIRGLNTIPLFVQLLYSPIENIQRVAAGVLCELAQDKEAAEAIEAEGATAPLTELLHSRNEGVATYAAAVLFRMSEDKPQDYKKRLSVELTSSLFRTEPMAWNETADLGLDIGAQGEALGYRQDDPSYRSFHSGGYGQDALGMDPMMEHEMGGHHPGADYPVDGLPDLGHAQDLMDGLPPGDSNQLAWFDTDL; encoded by the exons ATGGCTACTCAAG ctgaTCTGATGGAGTTGGACATGGCCATGGAGCCGGACAGAAAAGCTGCTGTCAGTCACTGGCAGCAGCAGTCTTACTTGGATTCTGGAATCCATTCTGGGGCCACCACCACAGCTCCTTCCCTGAGTGGCAAGGGCAATCCTGAGGAAGAAGATGTGGACACCTCCCAAGTCCTGTATGAGTGGGAGCAAGGCTTTTCCCAGTCCTTCACGCAAGAGCAAGTAGCCG ACATTGATGGACAGTACGCCATGACTCGCGCTCAGAGGGTACgagctgccatgttccctgagaCACTAGATGAAGGCATGCAGATCCCTTCTACACAGTTTGATGCTGCTCATCCCACTAACGTCCAGCGCTTGGCTGAACCATCACAGATGCTGAAGCATGCAGTGGTTAATTTGATTAACTATCAGGATGACGCGGAACTTGCCACACGTGCAATTCCTGAGCTGACAAAACTGCTAAATGATGAGGACCAG GTGGTAGTTAATAAAGCTGCCGTTATGGTTCATCAGCTTTCCAAAAAGGAAGCTTCCAGACATGCCATCATGCGCTCTCCTCAGATGGTGTCTGCTATTGTACGCACCATGCAGAATACAAATGATGTAGAGACGGCTCGTTGTACTGCTGGCACTTTGCACAACCTTTCTCACCACCGTGAGGGCTTGTTGGCCATCTTTAAATCTGGAGGCATTCCTGCCCTGGTGAAGATGCTTGG GTCACCAGTGGATTCCGTACTGTTCTACGCCATCACGACGCTGCACAACCTCCTGCTCCATCAGGAAGGAGCTAAAATGGCAGTGCGCCTCGCCGGTGGGCTGCAGAAAATGGTTGCTCTGCTCAACAAAACAAACGTGAAATTCTTGGCTATTACAACCGACTGCCTGCAGATCCTAGCTTACGGCAATCAAGAGAGCAAG CTGATCATTCTGGCCAGTGGTGGACCCCAAGCCTTAGTAAATATAATGAGGACCTATACTTATGAGAAGCTTCTGTGGACCACAAGCAGAGTGCTGAAGGTGCTGTCTGTCTGCTCCAGCAATAAGCCAGCCATTGTGGAAGCTG GTGGGATGCAGGCACTAGGACTCCATCTGACAGACCCGAGCCAGCGACTTGTTCAGAACTGTCTTTGGACTCTTAGGAATCTCTCAGATGCTGCAACTAAACAG GAAGGGATGGAAGGTCTCCTTGGGACGCTAGTGCAGCTTCTGGGTTCAGATGACATAAATGTGGTCACCTGTGCAGCTGGAATTCTTTCTAACCTCACTTGCAATAATTACAAAAACAAGATGATGGTGTGCCAAGTGGGTGGCATAGAGGCTCTCGTGCGTACTGTCCTGCGTGCTGGTGACAGGGAGGACATTACCGAGCCTGCCATCTGTGCTCTTCGTCATCTCACCAGCCGGCATCAAGAAGCTGAGATGGCCCAGAATGCCGTTCGCCTTCACTATGGACTACCTGTTGTGGTTAAACTCCTGCACCCACCATCCCACTGGCCTCTGATAAAG GCGACTGTTGGATTGATTCGAAACCTTGCCCTTTGCCCAGCAAATCATGCACCTTTGCGGGAGCAGGGTGCTATTCCACGACTAGTTCAGCTGCTTGTTCGAGCCCATCAGGACACCCAGCGGCGTACCTCCATGGGTGGAACCCAGCAGCAGTTTGTG GAGGGTGTCCGCATGGAGGAGATAGTGGAAGGCTGTACTGGAGCTCTTCACATCCTTGCTCGGGATGTTCACAACCGGATTGTAATCCGAGGACTCAATACCATTCCACTGTTTGTGCAG TTGCTTTATTCCCCCATTGAAAACATCCAAAGAGTAGCTGCGGGGGTCCTCTGTGAACTTGCTCAGGACAAGGAGGCTGCAGAGGCCATTGAAGCTGAGGGAGCCACAGCTCCCCTGACAGAATTACTCCACTCCAGGAATGAAGGCGTGG caacctaTGCAGCTGCTGTTTTATTCCGAATGTCTGAGGACAAGCCACAGGATTACAAGAAACGGCTTTCAGTTGAGCTGACCAGTTCCCTCTTCAGGACAGAGCCGATGGCTTGGAATGAG ACTGCTGATCTTGGACTGGACATTGGTGCCCAGGGAGAAGCACTTGGATATCGCCAGGATG ATCCCAGCTACCGCTCTTTTCACTCTGGTGGATATGGCCAGGATGCCTTGGGGATGGACCCTATGATGGAGCATGAGATGGGTGGCCACCACCCTGGTGCTGACTATCCAGTTGATGGGCTGCCAGATCTGGGACATGCCCAGGACCTCATGGATGGGCTGCCCCCAGGTGACAGCAATCAGCTGGCCTGGTTTGATACTGACCTGTAA